The Acomys russatus chromosome 3, mAcoRus1.1, whole genome shotgun sequence genome has a window encoding:
- the LOC127184057 gene encoding 60S ribosomal protein L15, giving the protein MGAYKYIQELWRKKQSDVMRFLLRVRCWQYRQLSALHRAPRPTRPDKARRLGYKAKQGYVIYRIRVRRGGRKRPVPKGATYGKPVHHGVNQLKFARSLQSVAEERAGRHCGALRVLNSYWVGEDSTYKFFEVILIDPFHKAIRRNPDTQWITKPVHKHREMRGLTSAGRKSRGLGKGHKFHHTIGGSRRAAWRRRNTLQLHRYR; this is encoded by the exons ATGGGTGCGTACAAATACATCCAGGAGCTATGGAGGAAGAAGCAGTCCGACGTGATGCGCTTCCTTCTGAGGGTCCGCTGCTGGCAGTACCGACAGCTCTCCGCGCTGCACAGGGCTCCCCGCCCCACTCGGCCCGATAAGGCGCGAAGGCTGGGATACAAGGCCAAGCAAG gtTATGTCATTTACAGGATTCGTGTCCGCCGTGGTGGCCGCAAACGCCCAGTTCCTAAGGGTGCAACTTACGGCAAGCCTGTCCACCATGGTGTTAACCAGCTAAAATTCGCGCGAAGCCTTCAGTCTGTCGCTGAG GAGAGAGCTGGACGCCATTGTGGGGCTCTGAGAGTCCTGAATTCTTACTGGGTTGGTGAAGATTCCACATATAAATTTTTTGAGGTTATCCTCATTGATCCATTCCATAAAGCTATCAGAAGAAATCCTGACACCCAGTGGATCACCAAGCCAgtccacaaacacagagagatgcgTGGGCTGACATCTGCTGGCCGCAAGAGCCGAGGCCTTGGAAAGGGCCACAAGTTCCACCACACTATTGGTGGCTCTCGCCGTGCGGCCTGGAGAAGGCGCAATACTCTCCAGCTCCACCGTTACCGCTAA